The following DNA comes from Bactrocera neohumeralis isolate Rockhampton unplaced genomic scaffold, APGP_CSIRO_Bneo_wtdbg2-racon-allhic-juicebox.fasta_v2 cluster11, whole genome shotgun sequence.
aaagtTTGAACAGTTCTAATCAACAAGTGGTACCAATggaaattggaaattccaatgTAAATTTTCCTATCGTGGGCGAGGAAACCTTCCTtacataataattaataaccccataaaaaaactaaaattcataaTCGATACTGGCGCAGAGTTCAGTATAATTAACCCTGATATTTGCCATCCAAGATTGAAGcgaaatgtaaatgtaatagCAAAAGCTTTaggtacaaaaatattgataacaAAACTTTGTTCATTCCCGATATTTAAAGAATTCAAtttcaacaattatttttgtgaGTTTTTAGAATAtgcttttaacaaaaattttgatggaTTAAtaggaaataatattttgaaagacTTAAATTGCGTCATTGATTTGAATAACAgacaattaataacaaaaaatgctgTTATGACTTTATATTTGtctgaagaagaagaatcttaTAACGAAATGTCTTATAAGGAAAACTACTTTGAATTCTTTAATTCCGAAatcgaaaattataatataacaaaagttattaaattaaacCATCTGGCAGATTATGAAAAAGAGAAGTTagtgaaaatattaagaaaatataaacatgttttttatgacaaaaatactaaattaacatttacaaatgaaataaagcaTAGAATTATAACAAAACATGATATGCCAATATATTCGAAATTGTATAGATACCCTGAGATACACAAGGAAGAGATAAATAATCAAATTGAAAACATGTTAgagcaaaatattattagaCATTCTCATAGTCCATATAATAGTCCTATATGGATCGTACCCAAAAAACTAGACTCGTCGAATAAACAAAAATGGCGCATTGTAATTGATTATAGGAAGTTAAATGATGTCACTGTCGAAGATAGATTCCCCATACCAAATATTGACGATATATTCGATAAGCTAGGTAAATGTCAATATTTCACGACTCTGGACTTGGCCAAGGGTTTTCACCAAATAGAATTGCATCCAAATGACATTCCAAAGACTGCATTTTCAACAACTACTGGGCATTACGAATTTTTACGTATGCCATTTGGGCTTCGTAATGCACCAGCTACGTTTCAACGACTGATTAACAATGTATTGAAAGAATACATTGGTTCAATCTGTTTAGTGTACTTAGAcgacattctaattttttcgaCAAGTATTGAAGAGCATTTGGAAGCgattaataaagtattaaagcGTTTGAGTGAAGCCAATCTAAAACTTCAAGTTGATAAATGCACATTCCTTGTAAAAGAAACTGAGTTTTTAGGTCACGTTATCACTCCCAATGGCATCAAACCCAATCCGGAAAAGATAAAAGCTATTCAAAAGattttattacctaaaactcaaaaagaaattaagtcATTTTTGGGCATAACAGGCTACTATAGGCGCTTTATTAATGATTATTCTAGAATAGCGCACCATTTGattaaatatctgaaaaaaggcgcaaaaataaacatacatgATAAAGACTATAAAgcggcatttgaaaaattaaaggtACTGATACAAAATGACCCTATACTGGTGCATCCAGATTTTAATAAAACGTTTACGCTTGTTACCGATGCAAGCAATTTTGCATTAGGAGCAGTACTGACGCAAGGAAATAAAGTTATTTCTTATGCCAGTCGAACTCTAAATGGACACGAAAAAAACTACAGCACAATAGAAAAGGAGTTGCTGGCCATCGTGTGGGCCACGAAATATTTCCGACCATATATTTTCGGCCGTAGATTTATTATTAAGACAGATCATCGTCCCCTTGTTTGGCTCAACAATATAAAAGAACCGAATGCGAAAATCCAAAGATGGAAAATTAAGCTAAACGAGTTCGATTTTGAAGTTAACTatataaaaggaaaagaaaacgtaATAGCTGATGGACTTAGTAGATTAAGTTATGAgccagctgatagtgaaatagAGCTGAacctaaatgaaatttttgaggAAGATGCCAATACAGTACATAGCGCAGAAAGCGATGATACTGATTAcattaaaataactgaaaaaccaattaatatgtttaaaattcaaatagtcATCCAAAAGTCCAATGCTGATTCtgtaaaaactcaaatattattcaaaaacaaagttCGTTATAACGTAAATGTAACAgataaaaatagtattttaaatttcatgagAGAGAAACTACCTGTAAAAGGACTTGCAGTAGTTTTTTGTCCAAATATTGAGTTATATCTCGAGTTTCAATCTaacttcattaaatattttgtgaaaaataaaaatcttaaaatattaaaatcaaacatGCTTATACAGGATATAACCGACAGAGAACAGCTTTTGCAATTAATAgagaaaattcattataaaaataatcacaGAGGCATAAATGAGGTTTTTGAGGAGttaaaaaatgattatttttaccCAAAATTACAAAAGGAGATACAAAATTACATTAACAATTGCAATATTTGCAAACTTGCAAAATTTGATAGAAATCCAATAAAACACAATATATTAATAACACCTACCCCAAATAAACACAATGAAATCGTTCATGTAGATATATGGTTTCCACAGCGTGGCATGATGTATCTGACAAGCATAGACAAGCTAACGAAATATGCAACTGCGCACTATCTGGAAGATAGGACGTGGGTATCAATACTCAAAGCTCTTAAGCAAAGGATTCAATATTTAGGAAAACCAAAACTGCTTATATTTGATAACGAAATCGACACTGCTACAATTAGAGAATTTTTAAAGAATCAAGACATAGAATTTCACACAACAACAGCTTATTTAAAAACTGGAAATGCAGATGTGGAAAGACTGCATGGTACTCTCAACGAGCATATTAGACTCTTTAATGCTGATCCAGATAATAAAGACgatatttccgaaaatgtttataaagcTATAATATCATACAATAATACTATTCATTCTACTACTAAAACACGACCGATCGATCTTATAAATAACTTAGTTTCACGCGAAGAATTAGCTAAACTTTCCCAAATAATACACACAAGAAAGTCTGAAAGAATACGTATGTTAAATCAGAAAACCAATAGAGTTGCAACGGAAGGTTTTGCCAATGacgttgtaaaaaataatagagtAAGTAAATCAATGcctaagtataaaaaaattacaaattatacaCAGGAGGGAAACTATTTACTGTCTAaggataataaatttaaaaaaatatataaaactcaagttaaaagaaagaataattgttaacataaaattttatttacattttgaatTACCAGGTACTGTTAATTCTAGTGGTGGAGGagtaatgtatacatacatacatgcatacatacatacatacatacatacatacatacatacatacatacatacatacatacatactttcatacttacatacttacttacatacatacatacatacatatatagtatgtatgatgCTACAACAACATTAAATATAAGAGTATTAAGAGAACTTATCGTGGTagcataatatttaataataagagAAATTAGAATAAGctctattttatttatgcttagtgataatgtaagaaaataaagaaaaccagtTCTTATTGTGACACTGAAGATTGTGTTTCATTTAAGAAtataatatatgcgtacaatttcaaactgattcttcctaaaaaaatGATagaattactaaatattgggaatggtagaacagaactgcaaatacgcagtgcaatggattaaaactggtactggtaatcagtagatgaatattaaccacgtgtaaacgacaaacacatgcgggaactgtagcacatgaaaattttcattagctctgctgtgctaccgctcccaattttttgctaccgctacgcatgagcatagcgcagaatttatttttttgctcccgctccagctatagttttttacttaacaaaactcggagcagtgtagagcacatactttacattgttatgctaaggctatgctgtggctcccgataaagtgagagcggtagcgatagcatagaaataattttagaaattttgctgctacggagtagtaaatgagaaccctgatCAATATACATTGACAGCCCAAAGTACATGCAGGAGTACTtgcaggatgcgatgacatccGAGCGGAATTATGGATCTCGGTCAATTAGCAAGCAATCGCCACGATATTACAGCACgccttttcaaacaacagctacgactttatcttgaagcaacgtatatagggtgctgttagatgctggatgtactctgttgagtggcacaTTCTTTTTTGGATGATGTagggtggttacaccagatcaaattgattaaatcatttctgcggaaattcctgatccagagatagatccagaattattcGAAGTGGTAAAAACCAATATGGCTTAtagaccttgcggacaccacaacaAATaacacgaaacactatccaagtgcttttctttcCGAAACGCAGACTGGAAATGATAGATATCCACTGTATCatcgtcgctcaccagacgacagtggcagaacattcagcattcaatttagaggagtgaatatcgaagttgacaacacatggatcgtaccatattcgccattaGTGTTTAATTCGCATttaaaactcatatcaatgttgagtattgcagtttggtgaaatcgattaAATACGTTTGcgagtacgtcaccaaagaaagcaacatggcaGTTATTGGCATTGAACGAGATaagatcagcaagtatcaaataGGTCGATGCGTCAGCTGCAATGAAGTAAGACATTTACGTTTGCAATTCATAAACGTTTTCCGACTGCTGTGCATCTCGCAGCCAAACAGTGTGTTataacccagagaatacagtacagccagtggaaacaccgccaccatcaaaattaacattgacgatttttttttcaacttgcgtcagtgatccgtttccgagaacattgctctattcggaaatgcttTGATATTATACAGGGTGGCgcaaaagtaatcctcctatcagaagatgctataaattttgcaattgacctctaatgtcagttctgttttgacatttgtttaataaacacatgcgaaatacgcgtaaataaacaatggtacgctacactgctccagaacgcgggttattggtgactatttacttgaccaataatcggtcgggactttggcacaacgtgaatttcgtcgcagatttcctggcCGTCCGACACCTACTGGTGAAACACCGCGACGTTTAGCCGCTTGCCTCGAAGAGACTGGCACAACACGAGATGCTGCCAGGCGACGCAGACCCCTGAGTAAGCGTTCTgccgagaatattgctgctgttgccgaggatgtcatggaaATGCCGTCGACATCACACCAGACGACGTGCCACACTAATGGGTATCAGTCGACggtgtttacagcgaattttggtacaaggtttgaagatgtttccgtataaagtccagacggtgcatcggctgttagctgctgaccgccaatcgcgtctaacctacgctcaagccatccttaatcaccaccaagaggaagatgatttttcatcaaacaTCGTGTAACCCACGAAAAGCCATTACACccgctcaaagtcactgtatggtgtgctgttttcgctgTTCTTTATgcgcaacttgatgaattgggattggaaaacatgtggCTTTGACAggacggtgcaacggcacacactgcacgtgccacaaccgatatgctgaaggatgcatttccctggctcctaatctcccgttttggcgatttgcactggccagcaagatcgcttGAGTTGACCGCTCCAgtcttctttttgtggggctttttgaagtcgcgggcttatgtcaacaagcctcagactcttgcagctcttaaagacaatttccgtcaagaatgtgacgacttatcgccggaagttctggccaaagtgatggaaaataccataaaaaggACTCAAATGACAaccaactgtggcggcggccatttacatgatatcatattctcgacttgatgtaaaaaaatttaaaagaccaaataaaaataatccacaagcagaatcaaagtttttaattttttaaaaaattacagccgaaaaacatcggaaggttatttttgcgcATGGAAAGCATTTTCGAAGAAAtggttacgcagaaagcaaggcaaAGTAGTAGATGGACAtgcaggtgtgttctcaactaatgcattaggacgaatttgcACAATCCACCCGATatacgacgattgcttctaccttcggttgttattgattaatgtacgcggttcaactttatttgtgtCATtacgtactgtgaatggtacggtgtgtgcaaccttttgagaagcaagccagcaattacaatcgctggaacatgataatcaatggaatcaaacgatggacgatttgatagctacttcgaatgcaaatgaagttcgcacgcTTTTCGCAATGATCATTTCACctttcaaatccgcgtcaattatggaatacgaacaaaaattacattaccGGAGACATTTTGcatgggtcaattccggttgatacttccggtggtggtggcataaatctggaaatgccatgTTTTTCGCACTGCCAGCTATTTGTGGCGTGTTCACAAGTTGGAAAACCGTCTTCTTTGTACATTTACACACTGGAAcataaaccaaaaaatgttgattaTTAAGCCGGGCTACGTTGAAAACAAAcatgtagaaaaatcgcaaataaatgattttcaacacaatataaattcaactttctttttgtttcaaaacacataatttcacgcagaacaacgcctgcggggtcagctagtatgtataagtatactatataaaagGGAAAATCAACTTAAATATAAGTAACAGGAATAGAATAAACTAGGTAATAAGTATTATAGTTACTGCAACAGTTGCTCCGTTTGTTGTTTGCTGCACTGTGCTTAGTATTGCTGCTGgtccaaaatttattttttgaggtttttgttCCTGGTTTCTCCTTTAGCTAATTATCTCTCCGCGCATTGACTGTTTGCCTGAGCCTATACGTTATTGTCACTTTATTGGTTTTAATGTTTTGTTGTCACTAAAGTGTCTTCCATTTATGTTTACTGTATATAgtcgttaaaaatttttgtgtgatatttaccaaaatatttttttgttttgtttttagtttttataatttcaatagaattttatgtatttcttttttcgtttaatattgttaatgttATACACTGTACTTTAATcaatgtttatttgtttttttttttattttaatatcataCATTATACTTTAGCTTGattgatttgttgttttttgttttggttgtgTGCCAAACACAGTTTtgccaattttgaaaaaaaaaaaatatttgatcaaatttccaataatttgcaaatttatccaccattattcaacttttaattgttattgttttacatagattttcataaaatgttttcaaGTTTGTTGCACTTTCATTTCGATTTGccgtcaaatatttttttcagctatattatttaaacatttataattttttttgttcaatgttCGCTCAAATAAGTAAGAATGTTTGTGCAAGCACTATTCAAATAGTCTGTACCAAAATCCGTTAATTTACCCCTACACGGTAAATGTGTTAAGACAAAAGTTTGTTATTTCGCCACTTTGTTTACAGTTATTATCATTTTGATTAAAgttattttcaatatgttcCTTTTCCTTTAATGGGCATATgcatggttaaaatgtgatttttggtgaaataatcgtacaacaaacgccaactttcatcttcgcgatattcgggccgaataCGACGAacacggcgcaccaaacgcttcaaaactctaAGGTAGAAtgccgcattaacgttttggccgggtaGAACAAaatctttgtggacaatactcTTGGAATCGTAAAACAAATCCGCAATGTCTTCACTTCTATCTATTCAATCTCCATGCGCGTTTTTTTAGGTTTCGGCTCGTcaggtgccttccattcaggcGTTTCGTTTCGAAATCATATTCCAAACACCACAAACAcaacgtttcgtcaccagtcacaatattgtaaatgaagtttttgtcctttttgacctctttaatgatgtccttcgaatgttggattttggccgtcagtcaatttgtgcggaacaaaccgtgcacacaacattcgtaagcccaaatgttcggtaaaagtgtatgtatatgtaattgtaTGTGTGTCTTTGTATTTACCCAGCAGATTTTAGGATGATCGTTTGAGACCTCCTGGATTAATCCTTTAGGAGATATCCTATACTCCCTATTACTCCTAATACTCGTGTGTAAATACACGTAAAATTGTATACTCGTTTTTAACATTGCATGTCATTGGAACGCGAGTACTCCTTTTAACCTCCTAATggagatctctatgattactgctataggagatctctatgattactCCTAAaggagatctctatgattactgatataggagatctctatgattaccgctataggagatctctatgattactCCTAAaggagatctctatgattactactataggagatctctatgattaATCCTAAAGGACATCTCTATGATTACTTCTATAGGAGATCTCTATGATAAAtcctatattattttcaacctgcaattattttaacaaaaacaaatttttataatattgttttttattaaaattttttaattaaatgaatgtacatgaaatttattattttttttttatattataagtgtTCCTGTAGAACTGAGCCTTACATTTGAGAAACGCCTTTTTGATCTTTGCCTCAAAATCAGGGTATGAGTAGTCATCTTTTAAGGCctctaaaaattaaacttgttaaaaaaatagatgacatgatttaaattatgtattaccgtaaagaaatttattgaaaagtgcataattcttcaatgcaactttttttttggctccaTCCCAATTCACTTTTAAGAGCAGGGACTCCGCAATCACTTcatccaaaatttttgataggggtctctttgaaaatttttgcttcaGATACGCCACCTATAATAAACTCAAACTGTTTAGTAACATTTtatcaaatgtattttattatactcaCAATTTCTGCCTCAGGCTTATTCAAAAGCAAGGACTCTGTAGATGCTAAATCATTTATGCTTTTAATAGGAAATATCATTAAATCAATCTTCTTCGGTTGCAATATGTCAATAATCCGCTCCAGGAGTATAGTGTTCTGCGCCGATATTTCCTCTAGCTTCCGTATTCTTTGTTCCATGTTTTTCTGCCAGGAGGAGGTGTTTCGGGAAGTAATGGTGGACACATTGATATTTTCTCCActtaaaattgaagaacttcCGCATTCTAGGAAAAAAATGTGCTAAAgagttatgaaaaaatatttgcaagagaTAAACTTACCGAgagaattgaataaaaaattattttgtgacgtcattttatttatctataattaagtgtataatattatattattttacaagtattatattatttttgtattatatattaatttagtaaCAATGATGCAAAATGGGAACAAAATGAAAGTGATCGTTTTCAGCAATTGCAAAAAGCTTGCAGTAAATTATTTCGAGAGGTATATTGTGCTCTAAATCAGCTAAAACAGATGCTTTCGATATCCCTAACGCACTTTTTGAGTCTACTGGATAAGTAAATGAACTTGTTGCATCGTTAAAATATTTACCTCTAACAACCAGCTGTTCACCCACTTTTTGAAAcccaattattttaaaaacatttaattccTGCGTCATGCAATAGCAATCTGGGACtttattgcttaaaaaaaaattaccgaactgatatttattacaaatattattaacttttttgcccagtggacaattttttttttcttcctagGAATAAAATTTCGCTCTGTAATGCGATTATTCAACTGTTGAGAAATATATTGAGATTTCCGGCaatcctttttcaaaatttgtaaaaaactttcaaatttatatcCAGAGAAGTTAGAAGCACATCCAAAGTCCTTTACACACTGCGATATATGGAGCAAGTTATGAACATTATAACTGACTCGATCTTTGCCGTATAAATTGGCAAAATCTTCAACATAAGCCTCTAAAAGCTTCTGCACACAGGCTAAATTACTTTCGCACATTCTTGGACAGGATATGAATCTATATGCTgtcattaaaatcaaaaaatgctcATAAAGATCATCTTCAATAACATTTCTTAACAGAAAGAAACCTgtatacaatattatttgtCGAAATTCTGAAGCTTTCCAACGTGGCATCTCTTCAAATGGCCTCAACTTCCGATTAAACTCTTTTGGCGTATATTTTCGAacaattccaattttttcattaagtaAATTACTGTTTAggcatttgttatttttttttatcggtttACCTTTCCATAttaaaagtaaactttttttaaccACTCCTAAATCGAATAAATGCATCACATCCAAAGGGAACTGTGTAATCATGTTTACGCCACAATTTTCCAGTGGATGTGCAGTAGTATGAAATCTTGCTAAATGGAAGTTTTTTGTGGTTCGTTCGGCGAAACTTTGGTCAGTTCTTAAGACGCCAGAAGTTAGAGAATATGAGAGACGTTTATTTATTCTCACAGCTTTTTGCTCACATTTGGAACATCCATATGAACACGTATGGCCAACAGTGCCACTTAAAAAAGCTTTGGCTGGAGCATCACATATGATAGCTcctattttgattttataagaTTTACCGCCATAGAGCATCCCATTTTTTTTTAGCTCAGAGTACTCGTCcaaaaatttctccaaatatt
Coding sequences within:
- the LOC126765746 gene encoding uncharacterized protein LOC126765746 — encoded protein: MTSQNNFLFNSLECGSSSILSGENINVSTITSRNTSSWQKNMEQRIRKLEEISAQNTILLERIIDILQPKKIDLMIFPIKSINDLASTESLLLNKPEAEIVAYLKQKFSKRPLSKILDEVIAESLLLKVNWDGAKKKVALKNYALFNKFLYEALKDDYSYPDFEAKIKKAFLKCKAQFYRNTYNIKKK